Proteins from one candidate division KSB1 bacterium genomic window:
- a CDS encoding TerC family protein, which yields MAPHSDILMWGLFGVAITVMLLIDLGIVNRKSHAPSMKEATIWSVIWIASALLFNLGIFLLHGPGPAAEFLAGYLVEKSLSTDNIFVFIMIFAYFNVRPEHQPRILKWGILGAIVMRGLFIATGTALLHQFHWMMYVFGGLLLYTVVKMIFLDGETFDPGNSRLIRLLRRFLPVTASYTGDRFFVREKGVLHATPMLLVVLVIESSDVIFALDSIPAIFAITTDPFLVFSSNIFAIMGLRALYFVLAGMARHFEYLKPGIIFILLFVAVKMLLADVVKVPEWVSLSVIGLTLALAIAASLWRRRPTVTSQASAEITTAQNTALLNGRCQLPGSAPPAGLEQQLPDEALINPASTPPTL from the coding sequence ATGGCACCACATTCCGACATTTTGATGTGGGGGCTCTTTGGCGTGGCAATCACCGTCATGCTGCTCATCGATCTCGGCATCGTCAATCGCAAATCCCATGCGCCTTCGATGAAGGAGGCGACGATCTGGTCGGTGATCTGGATTGCGTCGGCGCTGTTGTTCAATCTCGGCATCTTTTTGCTGCACGGGCCCGGGCCGGCAGCGGAGTTTCTCGCCGGCTATCTGGTGGAGAAATCGCTCAGCACCGACAACATTTTCGTGTTCATCATGATCTTTGCCTATTTCAACGTCAGGCCGGAACACCAGCCGCGGATTTTGAAATGGGGCATTTTGGGGGCGATCGTGATGCGCGGGCTGTTCATTGCCACCGGCACGGCCTTGCTGCACCAGTTTCACTGGATGATGTACGTCTTCGGCGGCCTGCTGCTCTACACCGTCGTCAAAATGATCTTTCTCGACGGGGAAACCTTCGACCCCGGCAACAGCCGGCTCATCCGGCTGTTGCGGCGCTTCCTGCCGGTCACAGCCAGCTACACCGGCGACCGCTTTTTTGTGCGGGAAAAGGGCGTGCTGCACGCCACCCCCATGCTGCTGGTTGTGCTGGTGATCGAAAGCTCGGACGTGATCTTTGCGCTGGATTCGATTCCGGCGATTTTCGCGATCACCACCGACCCCTTCCTGGTGTTCTCCTCCAACATTTTCGCGATCATGGGCCTGCGTGCGCTGTACTTCGTGCTCGCCGGCATGGCCCGGCATTTTGAATATCTCAAACCCGGCATCATTTTCATCCTGCTGTTCGTCGCCGTGAAAATGCTGCTCGCCGACGTGGTGAAGGTGCCGGAGTGGGTTTCGCTCAGTGTCATCGGCCTGACGCTCGCCCTTGCGATCGCGGCTTCCCTGTGGCGCCGCCGCCCCACCGTCACCAGCCAGGCCAGCGCGGAGATCACCACCGCACAAAACACCGCCCTCCTCAACGGCAGGTGCCAACTGCCGGGGTCCGCGCCACCAGCCGGACTCGAACAGCAACTGCCGGATGAGGCGCTCATCAACCCGGCCTCCACTCCGCCCACGCTTTGA
- a CDS encoding aspartate aminotransferase family protein: MSLLQDFFTYICQTSPAPLALEIERAHGIYLFTPEGRRYIDFISGIGVANIGHGHPKVQAAIAAQMQKHLHVMVYGEYVQAAQVNYARRLAGLAPVSEGTVFFCNSGAEAIEGALKTARKFTGRKKYLAFTGGYHGDTYGALSAMASPYYRRPFEPLLRDFEFLPFNDLSALDRIDHDTAAVLFEPVQGEAGVRIPAPDFLPRLRQRCTETGALLIADEVMTGFGRTGKLFACEHWDVRPDLLCLAKALGGGLPLGAFIGRREIMHTLSHDPPLAHVTTFGGHPLSCAAGLAALEVLLAENMVANSAQIGTRCLQELRTGLRQADFIADIRGLGSFFAIEFRTAAYAQRFVAECRARGLIIGWTLHHSSIVRAAPPLCMTADELAECLEILLQAAACCDEQK; encoded by the coding sequence ATGAGCCTGCTGCAGGACTTTTTCACTTATATCTGCCAAACTTCACCCGCACCGCTGGCTCTGGAGATCGAGCGGGCGCATGGCATCTACCTCTTCACCCCCGAGGGCCGGCGCTACATCGATTTCATCTCCGGTATCGGCGTGGCCAACATTGGTCACGGCCATCCCAAAGTGCAGGCGGCCATCGCCGCACAAATGCAAAAGCACCTGCATGTGATGGTGTATGGCGAATACGTGCAGGCGGCACAAGTCAATTATGCCAGGCGCCTTGCCGGTCTGGCACCGGTAAGCGAGGGCACGGTTTTCTTCTGCAACAGCGGCGCCGAAGCCATCGAAGGCGCACTCAAAACCGCGCGCAAATTCACCGGCCGCAAAAAATACCTCGCCTTCACCGGCGGCTATCATGGTGATACCTATGGCGCGTTGTCAGCCATGGCAAGCCCGTACTATCGCCGTCCGTTCGAGCCGTTGCTGCGCGATTTCGAATTTCTCCCTTTCAACGATCTCTCCGCCCTCGACCGCATCGATCACGACACGGCCGCGGTGCTGTTCGAGCCGGTGCAGGGCGAGGCCGGGGTGCGCATTCCCGCGCCCGATTTCCTGCCCCGCCTGCGGCAGCGCTGCACCGAAACCGGTGCCCTGCTGATTGCCGATGAGGTGATGACCGGTTTTGGCCGCACCGGCAAACTCTTCGCCTGCGAACATTGGGATGTGCGCCCCGACCTGCTCTGTCTCGCCAAGGCTTTGGGCGGCGGCCTGCCGCTTGGTGCTTTCATCGGCCGCCGCGAAATCATGCACACCCTCTCGCATGATCCGCCGCTGGCACATGTCACCACCTTCGGCGGGCATCCGTTGAGTTGCGCCGCCGGCCTGGCCGCCCTGGAAGTCCTGCTTGCTGAAAACATGGTCGCCAACAGCGCGCAGATTGGCACCCGCTGCCTGCAGGAGCTGCGGACCGGATTGCGGCAGGCCGATTTTATCGCCGACATTCGCGGCTTGGGCAGTTTTTTCGCCATCGAATTTCGCACGGCCGCATATGCCCAACGGTTCGTGGCCGAGTGCCGCGCCCGTGGACTGATCATAGGTTGGACGCTGCATCACTCCTCAATCGTGCGTGCCGCACCGCCGCTCTGCATGACTGCTGATGAGCTTGCCGAGTGCCTGGAAATCCTGCTGCAAGCTGCAGCCTGCTGCGATGAGCAAAAATAG
- the porU gene encoding type IX secretion system sortase PorU, whose amino-acid sequence MRFFLCSLLFAASSLLSAETDAQLLQATSRQTVLTFRLMGLKFDTLTIAAGPNSVIPKFSNSLSLAEAGAPNLPVRIFVLGVPEGATVEATAVPGAFEEIREVNVAPFPTAQVREGETGAAYLPRAEIYDRDAWYPADLVTVDPPAYLRQQRIVRVAVAPVQYNPVQKTLRWYRELRLVVRHAAPTAASETFNAAASAFASPVEESFYQGVIFNYEAARPWRAPRPGQTLSKISAPMAGGPFYKIAIRNEGIYRITGQALAGAGIDLASVQPAQIRIYNNGGRELPRSLTAPRPQGLIENAIYVADGNDGRFDLSDYILFYGRGVDGFTFDSTNGTAAHYLNKYGYENYYFLSLSPAADGSTGKRMATRTPLPVASATTIATSFVQYLFVEEEQNPLYESTQSWFGYNFSTRGNNTKTYKLQLPDPVTDATARMTFSFYAPYFSSIPHRLAVTFNQQPITEFIIPGNNSRRQSYTLERTGVLKNGENELLLTYTGSGEAANMYIDFFELSYPRQLRLPGPSLIFSGTPSAGPVAYRLENANPNGLWLFDISDFSNVTLLNSENWQVSGSQLTFADLATTPVPRRYVASTAAGFVNLEAQAIVKDAASNWRSPEHEADMIIITHADFLSQAQRLESLRENWQPGSATARLSVEVVNIQDVFDEFSCGLYDPVAIRDFLKYAYENWRKAPAYVLLFGDSDYDPKNLRNKSDKNWIPSYHTDELNIDDSRVTDAWFTYVRGTDAVMDLAIGRIPARTLAEAEAFVNKLIKYETDPVFGPWRNTLLMVADDENSPYGLEAFHINDMEDLINLRTPDYFDIRKLYLTEYPAVQSAAISGIRKPAATDAFLQLLRRGALIVNYAGHGNPTVWAHERLLEYASDFDRIQNGDLQAVWIAATCTFGQFDLIDRQSFGEQLLLVPGRGAIAVLATARQVYANANANLNQAYYGALFRSGQTSEALGTALVYARVQTRQTVNDEKFHLYGDPSMRLAIPRYSAQLTTPDTIKALARTTVRGTVLRNGQPWQEFNGTVRVEAFDSERFVTYRNGQNFSINYTLPGNSLFRGEARMTNGRFDLQFIAPKDLTYGGTRGRFSVYFWNDTTDGNGYRNNIAIGGTVANFTDNQGPEIKVGFQGVADFAPGGYVGPDPVLQVTLKDSISGINIAGDIGHKITLTLDGRNDNRIDVTDFFNYNPGDFTAGTLSYPLAGLAEGRHTVAVKAWDNSNNSNTATTEFVIAPADRLVLWAVMNYPNPFRNETQFTFEINQPAAQVKIKIYTLAGRLIRTLELPPAAVIAGFNRVEWDGRDQDGDEVANGVYLYKVIATHTGNGSSAAMNAEERGKLVVQR is encoded by the coding sequence ATGCGATTCTTTCTCTGCTCTCTGCTGTTTGCCGCTTCTTCACTATTATCCGCCGAAACCGATGCGCAACTCCTGCAGGCCACGTCCCGCCAAACCGTCCTTACGTTCCGGCTCATGGGGTTGAAATTTGACACGCTCACCATCGCGGCCGGCCCAAACAGCGTCATTCCGAAATTCTCCAACAGTCTCTCCCTGGCGGAAGCGGGCGCACCCAACCTGCCGGTGCGGATTTTCGTGCTCGGGGTGCCGGAGGGGGCGACAGTCGAAGCCACGGCGGTGCCCGGTGCGTTCGAAGAAATACGGGAGGTGAACGTTGCGCCGTTTCCGACCGCGCAAGTGCGGGAAGGGGAGACCGGCGCGGCATATTTGCCCAGAGCAGAGATTTACGACCGCGATGCCTGGTATCCGGCGGACTTGGTGACAGTCGATCCGCCGGCGTATTTGCGCCAGCAGCGCATCGTGCGCGTGGCAGTGGCGCCGGTGCAGTACAATCCCGTGCAAAAGACCCTGCGCTGGTATCGGGAGCTTCGGCTGGTGGTGCGGCACGCGGCTCCAACCGCAGCCAGCGAAACGTTCAATGCGGCGGCAAGCGCCTTTGCCTCGCCGGTGGAGGAGTCCTTTTATCAAGGGGTGATTTTCAACTACGAAGCAGCACGGCCCTGGCGTGCGCCCCGGCCCGGCCAGACGCTGAGCAAAATCAGCGCGCCCATGGCCGGCGGACCATTCTACAAGATTGCCATTCGCAATGAGGGCATTTATCGCATCACCGGGCAGGCCCTGGCCGGCGCCGGCATTGATCTCGCCAGCGTGCAGCCGGCGCAGATCCGCATTTACAACAACGGCGGCCGGGAGTTGCCGCGCAGCCTGACGGCGCCGCGCCCGCAGGGGTTGATCGAGAACGCCATCTACGTCGCCGACGGCAATGACGGCCGGTTCGATTTGAGCGACTACATTTTGTTCTATGGCCGCGGGGTGGACGGCTTCACTTTCGATTCCACCAACGGCACGGCGGCGCACTATCTCAACAAATACGGCTACGAGAACTACTATTTCCTCTCGCTCTCGCCCGCCGCCGACGGCAGCACCGGCAAGCGCATGGCCACGCGCACCCCGCTGCCGGTCGCCAGTGCCACCACCATTGCCACCAGCTTTGTGCAATACCTCTTCGTCGAAGAGGAGCAGAATCCGCTTTATGAATCCACGCAATCGTGGTTCGGCTACAATTTCAGCACGCGCGGCAACAACACCAAAACCTACAAGCTGCAGCTTCCCGATCCCGTCACCGATGCCACCGCGCGCATGACCTTCAGCTTTTATGCGCCATATTTCTCCAGCATTCCCCACCGCCTGGCGGTCACCTTCAACCAGCAGCCGATCACCGAGTTCATCATTCCCGGCAACAACAGCCGCCGCCAATCCTACACGCTGGAACGCACCGGTGTGTTGAAGAACGGCGAAAACGAGCTGCTGCTCACCTACACCGGCAGCGGCGAAGCCGCCAACATGTACATCGACTTTTTCGAGCTGAGTTACCCGCGGCAGTTGCGCCTGCCGGGGCCGAGCCTGATCTTTTCGGGTACGCCGAGCGCCGGCCCCGTGGCTTACCGGTTGGAGAACGCCAACCCCAACGGCCTGTGGCTGTTCGACATTTCCGACTTCAGCAACGTCACCCTGCTCAACTCGGAGAACTGGCAGGTGAGCGGCAGCCAGCTCACCTTTGCCGACCTTGCCACCACGCCGGTGCCGCGGCGCTATGTGGCCAGCACGGCCGCCGGCTTCGTCAACCTCGAAGCGCAGGCGATCGTCAAGGATGCCGCTTCCAACTGGCGTTCACCAGAGCACGAGGCCGACATGATCATCATCACCCACGCGGATTTTCTCTCGCAGGCACAGCGGCTGGAAAGCCTGCGTGAAAACTGGCAGCCGGGCAGCGCCACCGCCCGCCTGAGCGTGGAAGTCGTCAACATCCAGGACGTGTTCGATGAATTTTCCTGCGGCCTGTATGACCCGGTGGCAATACGCGATTTCCTGAAATATGCCTATGAAAACTGGCGCAAGGCGCCGGCTTACGTGCTGTTGTTCGGCGACAGCGATTATGACCCCAAAAATCTGCGCAACAAGAGCGACAAAAACTGGATCCCGAGCTATCACACGGACGAGCTGAACATCGATGACAGCCGGGTGACCGATGCCTGGTTCACCTATGTGCGCGGCACGGATGCGGTGATGGATCTCGCCATTGGCCGCATTCCGGCACGCACCCTCGCCGAAGCCGAGGCCTTTGTCAACAAGCTGATCAAGTATGAAACCGACCCGGTGTTTGGCCCCTGGCGCAACACCCTGCTCATGGTGGCGGATGATGAGAACTCGCCCTACGGCCTGGAGGCGTTTCACATCAACGACATGGAGGATCTCATCAATCTGCGCACGCCGGATTATTTCGACATTCGCAAGCTCTACCTGACGGAATATCCCGCGGTGCAAAGTGCCGCGATCTCCGGCATCCGCAAACCCGCCGCCACCGACGCCTTCCTGCAGCTCTTGCGCCGTGGTGCCTTGATCGTCAACTATGCCGGCCATGGCAACCCCACCGTGTGGGCGCATGAGCGCCTGCTGGAGTATGCCTCCGATTTCGACCGCATCCAAAATGGCGATCTGCAGGCGGTCTGGATTGCCGCCACCTGCACCTTCGGCCAGTTCGATTTGATCGACCGCCAAAGCTTCGGCGAACAGTTGCTGCTGGTGCCGGGGCGCGGTGCCATTGCCGTGCTCGCCACCGCGCGCCAGGTGTATGCCAATGCCAATGCCAACCTCAACCAGGCCTATTACGGCGCGCTGTTTCGCTCCGGCCAGACCTCCGAGGCCCTGGGAACGGCGCTGGTCTATGCCCGCGTGCAAACCCGCCAGACCGTCAATGACGAAAAATTCCATCTCTATGGCGATCCCAGCATGCGGCTGGCGATTCCGCGTTACAGTGCACAGTTGACCACGCCCGACACCATCAAGGCCCTGGCCCGCACCACCGTGCGCGGAACGGTTTTGCGCAATGGCCAGCCCTGGCAGGAGTTCAACGGCACGGTGCGGGTGGAAGCCTTCGACTCCGAACGCTTCGTCACCTACCGCAATGGCCAGAACTTCAGCATCAACTACACCCTGCCCGGCAACTCGCTGTTCCGCGGTGAAGCCCGCATGACCAATGGCAGGTTTGACCTGCAATTCATCGCCCCCAAGGATCTTACCTACGGCGGCACGCGCGGCCGCTTCAGCGTGTATTTCTGGAATGACACCACCGACGGCAACGGCTATCGCAACAACATTGCCATTGGCGGCACGGTCGCGAATTTTACGGACAACCAGGGCCCGGAAATCAAGGTGGGCTTTCAGGGTGTCGCAGATTTTGCTCCCGGTGGTTATGTCGGCCCGGACCCGGTTTTGCAAGTGACCCTGAAAGACAGTATATCTGGCATCAATATCGCCGGCGACATCGGCCACAAAATCACCCTCACCCTGGACGGGAGAAACGACAACAGGATCGACGTGACGGATTTCTTCAATTATAATCCCGGTGATTTCACCGCCGGCACGCTCTCATATCCCCTTGCCGGCCTGGCCGAAGGCCGCCACACCGTGGCAGTGAAGGCGTGGGACAATTCCAACAACTCCAACACCGCCACCACGGAATTCGTCATTGCGCCCGCCGATCGTCTGGTCTTGTGGGCAGTCATGAACTATCCCAATCCCTTCCGCAACGAAACGCAGTTCACTTTCGAAATCAACCAGCCCGCGGCACAGGTAAAAATCAAAATCTACACGCTTGCCGGCCGCCTGATCCGCACGCTGGAGCTGCCCCCCGCGGCAGTGATCGCCGGTTTCAATCGCGTGGAATGGGACGGCCGCGATCAAGACGGCGATGAGGTGGCCAACGGCGTCTATCTGTACAAAGTGATCGCCACCCACACCGGCAATGGCAGCAGCGCGGCCATGAATGCCGAGGAGCGGGGCAAGCTGGTGGTGCAGCGCTGA
- a CDS encoding thioredoxin fold domain-containing protein: MALNPMKTPAWRKRLRTALTFSLLLLTAARVPAGEQSKQNGLTWLEFEQAMATAKKERRLLVVDFYTDWCGWCKVMERDTYGNAEVIKYARARLVLSKVNAESSALTRYKDQSLTYRQLALAFGVRGYPATIFISPEGEFLTLVSGFIPPDQFLPMLEFLAEGHYKNMKYEDFLHKRKG; the protein is encoded by the coding sequence ATGGCCCTCAATCCAATGAAAACCCCGGCATGGCGCAAAAGGCTGCGCACCGCCCTCACGTTCAGCCTGTTGCTGCTGACAGCCGCGCGGGTGCCGGCCGGGGAACAGAGCAAACAAAACGGTCTCACCTGGCTGGAGTTTGAGCAGGCCATGGCCACCGCCAAAAAGGAACGCCGGCTGTTGGTGGTGGATTTCTACACGGACTGGTGCGGTTGGTGCAAGGTGATGGAGCGCGACACCTACGGCAACGCTGAAGTGATCAAATATGCCCGGGCGCGGCTGGTGCTGTCAAAAGTCAATGCCGAATCCAGTGCGCTCACGCGTTACAAGGACCAGAGCCTGACTTACCGGCAACTGGCGCTGGCGTTCGGGGTGCGCGGCTATCCCGCCACCATTTTCATCAGTCCGGAGGGTGAATTTCTCACACTGGTCTCGGGCTTCATTCCGCCGGACCAGTTTCTGCCGATGCTCGAATTTTTGGCGGAGGGCCATTACAAGAACATGAAGTATGAGGACTTTTTGCACAAGCGCAAGGGCTGA
- a CDS encoding glutaredoxin family protein, with translation MFAFLKNWAARLMRGGRSAAGIVVEVYSRPECHLCDEAKAQLRRLQRRHGFVLREVDISADARLLAEYGTRIPLVWINGRLACKYHVEDRDFLRKLRAGR, from the coding sequence GTGTTCGCGTTTCTCAAAAACTGGGCGGCACGCCTGATGCGGGGGGGCCGGAGCGCTGCGGGGATCGTGGTCGAAGTCTACAGCAGGCCGGAGTGTCACCTTTGCGACGAAGCCAAGGCGCAGCTCCGGCGGCTGCAACGCCGGCATGGCTTTGTGCTGCGCGAGGTGGACATCAGCGCTGATGCGCGGTTGCTGGCGGAATACGGCACCCGCATTCCCCTGGTTTGGATCAACGGACGTCTCGCCTGCAAGTATCACGTGGAGGACAGGGATTTCCTGAGAAAGCTCAGGGCGGGCCGGTGA
- a CDS encoding carboxy terminal-processing peptidase, with amino-acid sequence MNRTFRQLVATMNMIFWLGWTVIYASLAWAADLLPERQHPVVSKVIARLFSYHHYRQMMIDDSTSSHSFDYYLQALDPNRSFFLASDLAAFEKYRYQLDDAVTSGQLEPAFAIYNTFVHRVDERIAYALDPAHQKFDFSSEESYQPDRSRAPWAGSVAELNEIWRLRLKSEALSLKLAGKDAAGITSTLTSRYTNFQKRIKQNTPEDVFQIFMNAISEAYDPHTSYLSPIASENFGIQMSLSLQGIGAQLTTEGEHTVVVRIIPGGPADRSRGLWPNDKIVGVGQGLDGKMVDVVGMRLDDVVQMIRGEKGTVVRLEVIPAEAPPGSPPKKLTLVRDKIVLTDREAKSDTLEITHEGRPYRIGVISLPTFYSDMAAQAREEKDYKSTTRDVRQKIEELKKANIDGLIIDLRYNSGGALQEAVELTGLFIDNGPVVQVRNSDGSVKVLKDHDNEVVYDGPLAVLVNRRSASASEIFAAAIQDYDRGLVIGTQTFGKGTVQQLISLDRFIPSAQAKLGQVKLTTAKFYRIAGGTTQHKGVTPDILFPGEPGDNETGESAERNALPWDQIQPTAFSRWNLVAQFLPQLRSRAQQRMAQNPEFRLMEEQLERYRQEHAKTTISLQESRRLRERDEREEEELALINRRRAIHHLPPLKKGEKIPTMENLPDPQLEECAHIVMDLVLLSQPHYQGKVVKE; translated from the coding sequence ATGAACCGAACTTTCCGACAACTGGTTGCAACCATGAACATGATCTTCTGGCTGGGTTGGACCGTCATCTACGCGAGCCTCGCTTGGGCAGCGGACCTGCTGCCCGAACGGCAGCACCCCGTGGTCAGCAAAGTGATCGCGCGTCTGTTCAGCTACCATCATTATCGCCAAATGATGATCGATGACTCGACTTCCAGTCATTCCTTCGATTACTATCTGCAGGCCCTCGACCCCAATCGCAGTTTCTTTCTGGCCTCCGATCTCGCCGCCTTCGAGAAATACCGCTATCAACTCGATGACGCGGTTACCAGCGGACAACTGGAGCCGGCCTTCGCGATTTACAACACCTTCGTCCATCGCGTCGATGAACGCATCGCCTACGCCCTCGATCCCGCCCATCAGAAATTCGACTTCAGCAGCGAGGAATCCTACCAGCCCGACCGCAGCCGGGCGCCCTGGGCCGGAAGCGTGGCCGAACTGAATGAAATCTGGCGGCTGCGTCTGAAGAGCGAAGCCCTGAGCCTGAAACTTGCCGGCAAGGATGCCGCCGGCATCACCAGCACGCTCACCAGCCGCTACACCAACTTTCAAAAGCGCATCAAACAAAACACGCCGGAAGACGTGTTTCAAATTTTCATGAATGCCATCTCCGAGGCCTACGATCCCCACACCTCCTACCTGTCGCCCATCGCCTCCGAAAATTTCGGCATTCAGATGAGTCTGTCGTTGCAGGGCATCGGCGCGCAGTTGACCACCGAAGGCGAGCACACCGTGGTGGTGCGCATCATTCCCGGCGGCCCGGCGGATCGCAGCCGCGGGCTCTGGCCCAATGACAAAATCGTGGGCGTGGGCCAGGGTCTGGACGGCAAAATGGTCGATGTGGTCGGCATGCGCCTGGATGACGTGGTGCAGATGATTCGCGGCGAAAAAGGCACGGTCGTGCGCCTGGAGGTCATTCCCGCCGAGGCGCCGCCCGGCAGCCCGCCCAAAAAGCTCACCCTGGTGCGCGACAAGATCGTGCTCACCGACCGGGAAGCCAAAAGCGACACCCTGGAAATCACCCACGAGGGCCGCCCCTATCGCATCGGCGTCATCAGCCTGCCCACCTTCTATTCCGACATGGCGGCGCAGGCGCGCGAGGAAAAGGATTACAAAAGCACCACCCGCGACGTGCGCCAGAAAATCGAGGAATTGAAAAAAGCCAACATCGACGGCTTGATCATCGACCTGCGCTACAACAGCGGCGGCGCCCTGCAGGAAGCGGTCGAGCTCACCGGCCTGTTCATCGACAATGGCCCGGTGGTGCAGGTGCGCAACAGCGACGGCTCGGTGAAGGTGCTGAAGGATCACGACAACGAAGTGGTGTATGACGGCCCGCTCGCCGTGCTGGTCAATCGCCGCAGTGCCTCCGCCTCCGAAATTTTTGCCGCCGCCATTCAGGATTATGACCGCGGTCTGGTGATCGGCACCCAAACCTTCGGCAAGGGCACAGTGCAGCAACTCATCAGCCTGGATCGCTTCATTCCCTCGGCGCAGGCCAAACTCGGCCAGGTCAAACTCACCACCGCCAAATTCTATCGCATCGCCGGCGGCACCACCCAGCACAAGGGCGTGACCCCGGATATCCTCTTCCCGGGCGAACCGGGTGACAATGAAACCGGCGAAAGTGCGGAACGCAATGCGCTGCCCTGGGATCAAATTCAGCCCACCGCTTTCAGCCGCTGGAACCTGGTGGCGCAATTCCTGCCGCAATTACGCAGCCGTGCACAGCAACGCATGGCCCAAAATCCCGAATTCCGGCTCATGGAAGAGCAACTCGAACGCTACCGCCAGGAACACGCCAAAACCACCATCTCCCTGCAGGAAAGCCGGCGCCTGCGCGAGCGGGACGAGCGCGAAGAAGAAGAGCTGGCGCTGATCAACCGGCGGCGCGCCATTCACCACCTGCCGCCGTTGAAGAAAGGCGAAAAAATTCCAACCATGGAAAATTTGCCGGACCCCCAGCTCGAAGAATGCGCCCACATCGTGATGGACCTGGTTTTGCTCTCGCAACCACATTATCAAGGCAAGGTTGTCAAAGAATAA
- a CDS encoding O-methyltransferase: MEIVSAALHRYLDALLPARPPQLQEMEALARERNFPIVGPQAGRVLYQYAKLIGARRVFEMGSGFGYSAFWLALALPEDGKLICTDASQNNLDLAEDYLAAGGLRHKVELLKGDALKILQQHPGPFDLIFNDVDKEDYPRVLELALARLRPGGLLISDNALFHGRVTQENPNRSTAGILAYNQAAFHSPQLWTTILPVRDGLAVSLKLSD; encoded by the coding sequence ATGGAAATCGTCTCCGCCGCCCTCCATCGCTACCTCGACGCCCTCCTCCCCGCACGCCCTCCCCAATTGCAGGAGATGGAAGCCCTCGCGCGCGAGCGCAATTTCCCCATCGTCGGCCCGCAAGCCGGCAGGGTTCTGTATCAATATGCCAAACTCATCGGCGCGCGCCGGGTGTTTGAAATGGGATCCGGCTTTGGCTATTCCGCCTTTTGGCTGGCACTTGCCCTGCCGGAAGACGGCAAACTCATCTGCACCGATGCCTCGCAAAACAACCTCGATCTCGCTGAAGACTATCTCGCCGCCGGCGGCCTGCGGCACAAAGTGGAATTGCTGAAAGGTGACGCACTCAAAATCCTGCAGCAACACCCCGGACCGTTCGATCTCATTTTCAACGACGTCGACAAGGAAGACTATCCCCGCGTGCTCGAACTGGCACTCGCCCGTTTGCGGCCCGGCGGTCTGCTCATCAGCGACAACGCCCTGTTCCACGGCCGCGTAACACAGGAAAATCCCAATCGCAGCACCGCAGGCATCCTGGCCTACAATCAAGCCGCCTTTCACTCCCCCCAACTGTGGACCACCATCCTGCCCGTGCGCGACGGCCTGGCGGTCAGCCTCAAACTCTCTGACTGA
- a CDS encoding WYL domain-containing protein — protein sequence MKKSIRLLKIWQLCRHKRMMTAPRLARMCNVDERTIYRDIQALTEMGIAIACEGGYRVINEDVLPQLNLTRPEQLVVTLALKNLPLNLDKELEKIASDVLNKLLDQPVESHGITLETAKIGPLKPGVFARLQRAIDEHRLVTFIKYRKLIDEEEHNLRLEPYHLRFMDRAWYLVAWSFKRDAFRTYRLDRIDKLRLEKETFTPRPFDADQYFRGAFGAVVDAPARLRVRFTGLAKEIVKKDGRFPPAELHEENDALILDKTIQGEILWLRWLLGFGGEAEILEPVAMREKAVAMLRAGLARYGS from the coding sequence GTGAAAAAATCCATTCGTCTGCTGAAGATCTGGCAGCTCTGCCGGCACAAACGCATGATGACCGCGCCCCGTCTGGCGCGCATGTGCAATGTGGATGAACGCACCATCTATCGCGATATCCAGGCGCTCACCGAAATGGGCATCGCCATTGCCTGCGAGGGCGGCTATCGCGTCATCAACGAAGACGTGCTGCCGCAGCTCAATCTCACCCGCCCCGAACAATTGGTGGTCACTTTGGCGCTCAAAAACCTGCCGCTGAACCTGGACAAAGAACTGGAAAAAATCGCCAGCGACGTGCTCAACAAACTGCTCGACCAGCCGGTGGAGAGTCACGGCATCACCCTGGAAACCGCGAAAATCGGCCCGCTCAAGCCCGGGGTGTTCGCCCGTTTGCAGCGGGCCATTGATGAGCACCGGCTGGTCACCTTCATCAAATACCGCAAACTCATCGACGAAGAAGAGCACAACCTGCGGCTGGAACCCTACCACCTGCGCTTCATGGATCGCGCCTGGTATCTCGTCGCCTGGAGCTTCAAGCGCGACGCCTTCCGAACCTACCGCCTCGACCGCATCGACAAACTGCGGCTGGAAAAGGAAACCTTCACCCCCCGGCCATTCGATGCCGACCAATACTTCCGCGGTGCCTTCGGTGCGGTGGTCGATGCACCCGCGCGTCTGCGCGTGCGCTTCACCGGCCTCGCCAAAGAAATCGTGAAAAAAGACGGCCGCTTCCCGCCCGCGGAACTGCACGAGGAAAATGACGCCCTCATTCTGGACAAAACCATCCAGGGCGAAATCCTCTGGTTGCGCTGGCTGCTCGGCTTTGGCGGCGAAGCCGAAATTCTGGAGCCGGTGGCCATGCGCGAAAAGGCGGTGGCAATGCTGCGGGCAGGCCTGGCGCGCTATGGCTCATAG